One Nicotiana tomentosiformis chromosome 4, ASM39032v3, whole genome shotgun sequence genomic window carries:
- the LOC138909744 gene encoding uncharacterized protein, with amino-acid sequence MGRGRGRGKASSSSGPQNRIYALAGRQDQESSLDVVTCILSVSSYDVYALIDPGSTLSYVTPLIASKFGIKPELVKPFEVSTPAGDSVIARRVYRDCIIVVHSRSTVAGLIELDMVEFDVIIGMDWLASCHANVDCRSKMVRFQFPGEPVLEWKETEHAVHLCTVLRVLQKEKLYAKFSSFLDPTEVRSFLGLAGYYRRFVKGFSSLSPPLTKLAQKEEKFQWTDACERSFQALKDRLTSAPILMLPKGTDGYVIYCDASGVGLGCVLMQHGSYSGKRTAMTQQLEKSNLQIDKAFYYNLISTYMVEKLNLPCVKHIEPYMLKGVKVDKRVFLPFSIGRYSFEINGKKVLGPLTPSQICEDEKIVKENMKKYEREKSERSKGVHVDIPREEKGEVVLSEKSGMSSEVKSDIEKKKDKSRVEIPFERGGEAQKMVAKDLIGFQHEFGNIYSCWMVEDKSLGYDMELPKSIAKLEQLHKRIQGYDVPLISGCHLLVRVFFFVQGRNLRTNFLQEEGNDSILGSSTIFKDKDEVLESQKWPLTRCQAKELQNKAIRLQVEGIKVDPQKIATMKNCPRPTTLTEIHSFLSLAGRQLSSSGQMLVKELPNVEVKIDYKTGVDLTESYHASTQMALSEALYGRRCRSPIGWFEAGEAEFIGTDLVHQAMEKVKIIKELKTAPSFQKSYSDTRRRNLEFKEDDWVFLKVSPMKGVMRFGKKGKLSLRDPSLIVLVKAIEVNEDLTYEEIPVAILDRQVQKLWNKEIASMKVLWRNQQVEEATWEAEEVMKRKYPHIFLDLQCIKELVEYKFVEECISAVNFMNMDRLRGLQDHRGVNQALVLHHEAFLRIREEHDAEVRSLSEKSDSYKLLSEKTSSRFDSGSGRA; translated from the exons atgggtcgtggtagaggcagaggcaaagcatctagctcgagcggtcctcagaaccgcatttacGCGTTAGCAGGACGACAAGATCAAGAATCATCACTCGATGTTGTTAcatgtatattatcagtctcctcatatgatgtatatgcactgattgacccaggttccaccttatcatatgtcactcccctgattgctagtaagtttggaataaaacctgaactggttaaaccttttgaggtgtctacacctgctGGGGACTCAGTGATAGCTAGGcgagtatatagagattgtataatagtagttcatagtcgatctacagtAGCGGGGctaattgagttagatatggtagaatttgatgttataattggtatggattggttggcttcttgtcatgccaacgttgattgtagatcgaAGATGGTCCGATTCCAATTTCCAGGGGAGCCTGTTttggaatggaaag agactGAACATGCAGTTCATTTGTgtactgtgctcagagttctacaaaaagaaaagttgtatgcaaaattctctagcTTTCTCGacccgacagaggttcgtagctttctcggtttggcaggttattacaggagatttgtaaaGGGATTCTCTTCTCTTTCACCACCTTTGACAAAGTTGGCTCAGAAGGAAGaaaagtttcaatggactgatgcttgtgaacgGAGTTTCcaagcattgaaggacagattaacttcagcaccgATTCTAATGCTCCCaaaagggaccgatggttatgttatctattgtgatgcttcgggcgttggattgggttgtgtactgatgcagcatg GTAGTTACAGTGGAAAGAGGacagctatgactcaacaacttgaaaagtcaaacttaca aattgacaaagcattttactataacttaattagcacttatatggttgagaaattgaacttACCTTGTGTTAAACATATTGAACCCTATATGTTGAaaggagtaaaggtagataaaagagtgttcttgccattctctattggaag atactcttttgagattAATGGGAAAAAAGTTCTtgggcctttgactccctcacaaatttgtgaagatgaaaagattgttaaagagaatatgaaaaaatatgagagagaaaagagtGAGAGaagtaagggagtgcatgttgacattccaagagaggaaaaaggagaggttgtcttgagtgaaaagagtgggatgtcaagtgaggtaaagagtgatattgaaaaaaaaaaagataag TCACGTGTTGAAATACCTTTTGAAAGGGGTGGTGAGGCGCAGAAGATGGTGGCAAAAGATCtaattggattccaacatgaatttggcaatatctattcttgttggatggtggaagataaaagcttg GGTTATGACATGGAGTTGCCTAAAAGCATTGCTAAGTTGGAGcaattgcataaaagaatacaaggttatgatgttccattg attagtggatgccatttactagtgcgtgtTTTCTTTTTCGTCCAAGGTCGAAATTtgaggacgaattttcttcaagaagaggggaatgatagcatcctaggaagctcaactatattcaaggacaaggatgaagttTTGGAATCTCAAAaatggcctttaacaagatgtcaagctaaagagttgcaaaacaaggccattagacttcaagt tgagggaatcaaggttgatcctcagaagattgcaactatgaagaattgtcctagacctacaactctaacagagattcacagtttcttgagCTTAGCTGG aaggcagttaagttccagtggtcagatgcttgtgaaagagcTTCCAAATGTTGAAGTCAAGATTGACTACAAAACCGGTGTTGACCTTACCGAAAG ctatcatgccaGCACCCAAATGGCATTGTCtgaagctttatatggtaggagatgtagatctcccattggctGGTTTGAAGCTGGGGAAGCAGAATTTATAGGgacagacctcgtgcatcaggctatggagaaggtcaaGATCATTAAGGAATTGAAGACTGCTCCGAGTttccaaaagtcctattcggatacGCGTCGCAgaaatttggagttcaaagaggatgattgggtgttcttgaaagtttctcccatgaagggcgtaatgcgatttgggaagaaagggaaattgagtctgag AGATCCGTCGCTCATTGTTCTGGTGAaggctattgaggttaatgaggatcTTACCTATGAAGAGATTCcggttgccattcttgataggcaagttcaaAAGTTGTGGAATAAAGAGATTGCATCtatgaaagtgctatggcgaaaccaacaagttgaagaggccacctgggaggccgaggaagtgATGAAGAGGAAATACCCTCACAT ATTTTTGGACTTGCAATGCATCAAGGAGTTGGTGGAATACAAATTTGTTGAGGAGTGCATTTCTGCAGTCAATTTCATGAACATGGATCGGCTTCGTGGCCTGCAGGACCATCGCGGAGTGAACCAG